The Dokdonia sp. 4H-3-7-5 genomic interval TGCAGCTTCTTGGAATTCAATAGCAGATTGAACATCAAGTCCAGAATCATCTATTAATTTCTTTGCGATATCTGCGTTAGTTCCTTGTAAACGTACAATGATAGGCACGTTGATAGTTCCCATGTTTTTGTATGCATCAATAATACCTTGTGCCACACGGTCACAACGTACAATACCTCCAAAAATGTTTACTAAGATTGCCTTTACAGCTGGATCCTTAAGTATTAATTGGAAAGCAGCTTCTACACGCTCAGCATCTGCAGTACCTCCTACATCAAGGAAGTTTGCAGGCTCACCACCAGATTGCTTGATAAGGTCCATAGTTGCCATTGCAAGTCCAGCACCGTTTACCATACATCCTACGTTTCCGTCTAGATCTACATAGTTAAGTCCTTTCTCACCAGCTTCAACCTCTACTTGGTTTTCTTCACGCTTGTCACGCATTGCTGCATATTCCTTACGACGGTATAATGCGTTATCATCTAGTGATACCTTTGCATCTACTGCCATAATTTTATCATCACTTGTTTTAAGAACAGGGTTGATTTCAAAAAGTGAACTATCAGAATCTGTATATGCTTTATAAAGAGCAGCAACAAATTTTGTCATGTCTTTAAAAGCAGCACCACTTAATCCTAAGTTAAATGCAATTTTACGTGCTTGGAAAGGAAGTAATCCTGTTGCAGGATCAATTTCTTCATGAAAAATAAGGTGCGGAGTTTCCTCTGCTACTGTTTCAATATCCATTCCACCTTCTGTAGAATACATAATCATATTGCGACCAGTACCACGGTTAAGTAGTACAGACATATAATATTCTTCTGGCTCGCTGTCACCTGGGTAGTATACATCTTCTGCAACTAGCACTTGGTGAACTCTTTTACCTTCTGCACTTGTTTGTGGAGTAACAAGATCCATCCCGATGATCTGATCTGCAATAGATCTTACTTCATCTAGGCTCTTTGCTAGCTTTACACCACCACCTTTACCACGACCACCTGCGTGAACTTGCGCTTTAATAACGTGCCATCCAGTACCAGTTTCCTCAGTAAGTCTTTCGGCAGCTGCAACAGCCTCATCCGGAGTCTGTGCTACATAACCGCGCTGGATACGTACGCCAAAACTATTTAATATCTCTTTTCCTTGATATTCGTGTAGATTCATAATCTTCGTTTAAGATGCTTAATTTGCCTCGCAAAAATAACAAATGCGCCACGAGAGCGCAATAGTTATTGTGATTAATTATAAGTATTGGATTTTATACAATTTCTGCACTTAGTCCTGCTTGTAAAAGTTTTGAGCATCGAGGCTCTAGATCTTTATACTCACCAGACTTTACAGAGCATTTTCCTTTGTAATGCACTAGTAACGCACATTGATGTGCTTGATTCTCCTCATGATCACATGCATAAATAAGCGTATTTATCACATGGTCAAAAGTATTTACTTCATCATTATACAGAATAATCTCGTGTGATGGAGTTTCTTCTGTTAGTACATCTACGTCTTCTTGATATTTTTCTTGATTACTCATAGCGTTGAGATTAATGATGCAAATTTACAAATTTTAGAGATTACGCTTTCGCGAAAGCATAATTCTAACAATTATTTATCATCAATAATTTGAAATCATCCTCTTTTTTCAAACTTACAAGCCACCCAATTATTGCGTTCATAATTACTTACAAAGTAAAGTCCATGCTCATTGCACTTTTCTGAAATTAAAGGAATGTCTTCTGTATAGAAGCCGCTTAATAAGAGTATGCCATCCTCAGAAAGGCAACTCGCATACACGCCGATATCTTGTAAAAGAATGTTGCGGTTTATGTTTGCGATAATGAATTCGTAATTTTTATCAGATAGCAAGGAAGCCTCACCTTCATAAGTAGTAATGTGCTTACAGTTGTTGCGTTCTACATTTTCAATAGTATTAAGGTAACACCAGTTATCAATGTCTATCGCATCTATAGGTTGTGCACCTCTCATTTCGGCTAGGATAGCGAGTACGCCAGTACCACAGCCCATGTCAAGTGTTTTTCTGCTAGCAACATTAAGTTTGAGTAAGTGCTTGATCATCATGTGTGTAGTCTCATGGTGACCCGTGCCAAATGACATTTTTGGCTCAATCACAATATCAAACTCAACATCAGTTTTCTCGTGAAAAGGTGCGCGTACGGCACATTTTCCGTCTACCTCAATAGGTTCAAAGTTTTTCTCCCATTCCTCATTCCAGTTTACTTGCTCAATTTCTTCGGCCGTATAGATGATGTTAAACTCATCTGAGTTTAAAATTTGAATATCAGAAAGTAGCGCAGCAAAATCGACTTCACCACTAGGAAATGCTTCTTCTTTCTGGATATATGCAATCACACCACTTGTAGTTTCTGTAAAGCTTTCAAAACCAGCGTAGCCTAGCTCTGCAATGATAATTTCTGTAGCAGGGTCACGTGGCTCAATGGTAAAGGTGTATCCTAAGTAAATGGGTGTCATTCTTTTATAGTTTCTAAGTTATAAGATGCGTTAGGATCAATAGTAAGTTTTATAGATCCGTTTTCTCCAGGCAAAAGTACGGTTTCTGCATTGATGAGAATCTCATCTTTTGCAGTAAAATCTACTCTAGCGTCCTCTATAAATTGCTGATTCTTAATCATGATTTTATACGCGGCATTGATTTTAAAGTTCCACCGAACAAATCGCTGATTTTCAATCATCATATATGCATTAGTTTGAAGCATATCATATGTCATTTTTACAGCTCTCCCTGTGTGTAAAGATCCCGCTCCCCACAATCCTTTAAGTGGTGCGTTTGCTTTTATATGGTCAATATTAGTCGCGCTTAATTTTATAATGCTATTTACTTCATCTACAGATAATGAAGGGTTGAGTGAAAACATAAGTCCTATAGTCCCAGTGACAAGTGGTGCGGCAGGAGATGTTGCTTGATACGGATTATGGACTATTTTTCCATTATCCTTATAATTGTAGTATTGAAAAATATCATTTCCCGGTGCGACAATATCCACAGAGCTATCTAGATTATTTGTAGAACTGAGGTATAGCGTATATTCATTTTGCGGATCATTATCTTTAAAGCCGCCGGTACGCGATAAGTGATATTGCTGCTTCTCTGCATAGTATTTTCCGTTCTTCTCTTCAATGAGAAGTTCATCTGAGATTTCATCATTTTTATGCTGCACACTCCCTACAGATATCACATGCTCATAAGCGCCTGGATATCTCAATTGTTCTCCGTTTGTAACACTATATGCCGCATTATGTGGTACAGAAACAATGACGGTACCAAGGTCGCGCATCTCATTAATTGCTTCTTGTGCGGTTTCATAATAGGTGCGTGATCCCCAGCTGCAATTAATAACTTTTGCGCCTGCTCTGGATAGTTCTAGTAGTTGATCTAGCTCTTTAAAGTTACCATAAGTGGTTGTGTATATGTTACAGTCATAGCAAACTCCTGCTGCGCCATATCCATTATCACCACGAGCTGCAGCGATGGCAGCGATTGTAAATCCATGACCTTTGGAAAGACTGCTTTTTTTATAAACGGTAGTTTTACCTTTGAATTCTGGATCTTCTGGGTCTACATATCCATCAGATATTCCAATAATTACTTCTGGAGAACCAGTGGTGTAATACCAAGCTTGGGGTACACCAAGGAAATCATAATAGTCTAAAACAGCTTGTGTGCCTAGGTTTTTGCCAGTAGTACTTGTAACGCCGTAATCATTAGGTTCATAAATTTGTAGTGATTCATTTGAGATACTCTCGGCAAACTCAAAAAGATCTGGAGCTAGATTCAATAACCCCTCTTTAAAAGTTTTACTCTCTGCAATAACAAAGTACGTGCGTTTTAGTTTGTCTCGCTGCGCGTACTTAAATTCCTTTCTAAATGTTTTAACCTGATGCTCAGCAAATAATTCTTTAAGTCTTGCATCATTACCTAAGTAGGTAACAATGGAGTCCTTTGTACTTATAGGTACCTCCACTTTTTCAGATGTTGTGCGTATGTAAAAGCGATCTTCTTGCGCTTGAAGCAGGCAAGAATAGAATAGGAGAGATAAGATAATGAGTTTAGCCATTATTCTTGGTGTCAGATGGAGCGATAGTTTCTTTGAGAGCCTGTACGTCTTTAGTTAGTTGGTCAATTTGTTTTTCTTTCTCAATGAGGTATAAGGTGAGCTCCTCAATTTTTTTTAGAAGTAGTGCATTCATTGCGCCCAGTTCAATACCGTTTTGTTCAACTTCTGCGGCAGACGGAATTTCAGGTAAATGCCCATTTTGTTGAATGTAGGTTTCAATTTCGCGTAAGCGTGATAAATCATAGCCATCTTCAAAAACGGTATCTGCCCATTCCTTTATATCCACCTTTATAGACTTAGCGTGTATCTGGCCATTTACTTCAAGCTTATCTGTAGGTTCTTTTTTGCCTATTCCCATATTGCCATTTTTTGTAATATAAATGGCGTCAACTTCTTGTGTGTTGTTAAGCAGAACAAGTGTACCATCTTCTTGAGTGCTTGTGGTAACTGCTTGTTGTGAGGTGCAACTACACAAGGTGAGGAGTAGGACTAGCGGTGTAAAAAAGAATTTCATGTGATAAAAGATTAAGCTCTAATGTACTAATACCAATTGATATAAAATAAAATGCGCTTCCAGAGATGGAAGCGCATTGTCAATTCTAAAATTATTTGAGACTATGCAAACGCATTTACAATATCAAAAAAGTCATCTGCTTTAAGTGCAGCTCCACCTATGAGTCCACCATCTACATCTGGTTTCTCAAAAATTTCTTTAGCATTAGCAGGCTTTACAGATCCTCCATAAAGGATTGATACATTCTCTGCTACTTCATTGTTATATTTTTCAGCAACAGTTTTTCTTATAAAGGCATGCATGTCTTGTGCTTGCTCTGGTGATGCTGTTTCTCCAGTTCCTATTGCCCATACAGGCTCATAAGCAAGAACAATATTTGACCATGCGCTAGCATCTAAGTGAAATAATGCATTTTTGAGTTGGCTACCCACCACATTTTCTTCTTTTCCAGCCTTACGGTCTTCTAGTTCTTCACCAAAACAGAATATAATTCTCATATCGTTTTTAAGAGCGCTATCTACTTTTTGAGCAAGTAGCTCATCACTTTCGTGAAAATAAGCACGACGTTCACTATGTCCTAAAATCACAGTGTCTACACCTATTCCTTTAAGCATACCTGCCGAAATCTCTCCCGTAAAAGCACCACTTTCTGCTTGATGCATGTTTTGCGCAGCAACAGTGATATTAGAGTCAGAAAGACTATCAAAAGCACTGTAAAGGTTTACAAATGTAGGAGCGATAATAACCTCTGCATTTCCCTCGTTCTTCTTTTGTTTAAGTGCTGTTATTAAGGTTGCTGTAGCACCTAGGTCATTATTCATTTTCCAGTTTCCAGCGACGATATTTTTTCTCATTATAGTTCTTTTTTATCTCTTCATACAAAGAGATCTCGTTAGTAGTTAATTTCAGAAGCACCAGTTATATAAACCAGTGTAGCATTACATATGGTTTTGAAAAGGCGTATGTGTTTTACTTTATTGTGTTTCGCTTTCGCGAAAGCGAATTCCTTTAAAACCAAATATACTAAGAGTAAGAGAGGTTTGCTCTTGATTTAACCCAGTTTTCACGATTACGTTTTCGTAAAAACTTTGCGACCTAGCGCAGCCTAATTTTTGGATCTAGCCAGCCGTAGATAAAATCTACAAGAATATTAATGATTACAAATAGGGTAGCGATAATAAGCACGGCACCCATGATAATAGGTAAATCCAGTGTGTTGAGCGCATCTACTATTTCTTTACCTAAGCCATTCCACCCGAAAATATATTCCACAAACACGGCGCCTGCGAG includes:
- a CDS encoding S8 family peptidase → MAKLIILSLLFYSCLLQAQEDRFYIRTTSEKVEVPISTKDSIVTYLGNDARLKELFAEHQVKTFRKEFKYAQRDKLKRTYFVIAESKTFKEGLLNLAPDLFEFAESISNESLQIYEPNDYGVTSTTGKNLGTQAVLDYYDFLGVPQAWYYTTGSPEVIIGISDGYVDPEDPEFKGKTTVYKKSSLSKGHGFTIAAIAAARGDNGYGAAGVCYDCNIYTTTYGNFKELDQLLELSRAGAKVINCSWGSRTYYETAQEAINEMRDLGTVIVSVPHNAAYSVTNGEQLRYPGAYEHVISVGSVQHKNDEISDELLIEEKNGKYYAEKQQYHLSRTGGFKDNDPQNEYTLYLSSTNNLDSSVDIVAPGNDIFQYYNYKDNGKIVHNPYQATSPAAPLVTGTIGLMFSLNPSLSVDEVNSIIKLSATNIDHIKANAPLKGLWGAGSLHTGRAVKMTYDMLQTNAYMMIENQRFVRWNFKINAAYKIMIKNQQFIEDARVDFTAKDEILINAETVLLPGENGSIKLTIDPNASYNLETIKE
- the tpiA gene encoding triose-phosphate isomerase, whose translation is MRKNIVAGNWKMNNDLGATATLITALKQKKNEGNAEVIIAPTFVNLYSAFDSLSDSNITVAAQNMHQAESGAFTGEISAGMLKGIGVDTVILGHSERRAYFHESDELLAQKVDSALKNDMRIIFCFGEELEDRKAGKEENVVGSQLKNALFHLDASAWSNIVLAYEPVWAIGTGETASPEQAQDMHAFIRKTVAEKYNNEVAENVSILYGGSVKPANAKEIFEKPDVDGGLIGGAALKADDFFDIVNAFA
- the sucC gene encoding ADP-forming succinate--CoA ligase subunit beta; the encoded protein is MNLHEYQGKEILNSFGVRIQRGYVAQTPDEAVAAAERLTEETGTGWHVIKAQVHAGGRGKGGGVKLAKSLDEVRSIADQIIGMDLVTPQTSAEGKRVHQVLVAEDVYYPGDSEPEEYYMSVLLNRGTGRNMIMYSTEGGMDIETVAEETPHLIFHEEIDPATGLLPFQARKIAFNLGLSGAAFKDMTKFVAALYKAYTDSDSSLFEINPVLKTSDDKIMAVDAKVSLDDNALYRRKEYAAMRDKREENQVEVEAGEKGLNYVDLDGNVGCMVNGAGLAMATMDLIKQSGGEPANFLDVGGTADAERVEAAFQLILKDPAVKAILVNIFGGIVRCDRVAQGIIDAYKNMGTINVPIIVRLQGTNADIAKKLIDDSGLDVQSAIEFQEAADKVQAVLA
- a CDS encoding ATP-dependent Clp protease adaptor ClpS, translated to MSNQEKYQEDVDVLTEETPSHEIILYNDEVNTFDHVINTLIYACDHEENQAHQCALLVHYKGKCSVKSGEYKDLEPRCSKLLQAGLSAEIV
- the prmA gene encoding 50S ribosomal protein L11 methyltransferase; translation: MTPIYLGYTFTIEPRDPATEIIIAELGYAGFESFTETTSGVIAYIQKEEAFPSGEVDFAALLSDIQILNSDEFNIIYTAEEIEQVNWNEEWEKNFEPIEVDGKCAVRAPFHEKTDVEFDIVIEPKMSFGTGHHETTHMMIKHLLKLNVASRKTLDMGCGTGVLAILAEMRGAQPIDAIDIDNWCYLNTIENVERNNCKHITTYEGEASLLSDKNYEFIIANINRNILLQDIGVYASCLSEDGILLLSGFYTEDIPLISEKCNEHGLYFVSNYERNNWVACKFEKRG